A stretch of the Glycine soja cultivar W05 chromosome 13, ASM419377v2, whole genome shotgun sequence genome encodes the following:
- the LOC114381625 gene encoding uncharacterized protein LOC114381625 has product MERVLADVLRDQRNLGNKGDGGWKRSALNVVATVLSTSFNVNVTSDNVKNRIKLWRSWYGIVSDILGQSGFDWDGTKHMITVENENAWNEYCTSHKSAKPFRYKVLQNWDDIVDLCAKDRATGHGAETAIDADEAMSRETNEVEFMGLGATAIDLEEPSSNTKGKRQGSTSSGTHPHKRKMGEKEGIAASLDKMTNSFNRMVEKMDGKVDDEDIQEVLREAALIPDLNRQQWAKAIKWLADDPKQLAIVKALPIHQKTDYVLTHLGE; this is encoded by the exons ATGGAACGTGTATTGGCTGATGTACTTAGAGATCAAAGGAATTTGGGCAACAAGGGTGACGGAGGTTGGAAAAGGTCAGCATTGAATGTTGTAGCCACAGTGTTATCTACAAGCTTCAATGTTAATGTCACATCAGATAATGTCAAAAACCGTATCAAATTATGGAGATCGTGGTATGGTATTGTAAGTGACATCCTTGGCCAGAGTGGATTTGATTGGGATGGCACTAAGCACATGATCACAGTTGAGAAtgaaaatgcttggaatgaatatTGCACT tCGCATAAATCGGCTAAACCGTTTCGATACAAGGTGCTTCAAAATTGGGATGATATAGTGGATTTGTGTGCTAAAGATAGAGCCACCGGTCATGGAGCTGAAACTGCTATAGATGCTGATGAAGCGATGAGTAGAGAAACAAATGAAGTGGAATTCATGGGGTTAGGTGCTACTGCCATAGATTTAGAAGAACCAAGCTCTaatacaaaaggaaaaagacaaGGTTCGACTTCTTCTGGCACACATCCTCACAAGAGAAAGAtgggagaaaaagaaggaatagCCGCTTCTTTGGATAAAATGACGAACTCTTTTAACCGAATGGTGGAAAAAATGGATGGTAAAGTTGATGATGAAGATATTCAAGAAGTATTACGTGAGGCAGCTTTGATACCAGATCTTAATAGACAACAATGGGCTAAAGCTATTAAATGGTTAGCTGACGATCCAAAACAGTTAGCTATTGTGAAAGCCCTTCCAATTCACCAAAAGACAGATTATGTTTTAACACACCTTGGAGAATGA
- the LOC114381626 gene encoding protein ALP1-like yields the protein MDHSIVDTAMTSRKRKREEYKKIILLAAACVVHMVIGVVTWYHNNYFVKEPTRNWELERHSFLNHLYRGTNKDCIEQLRLSKNAFFNLCRILQEKGGLVRTRNVPTTEAISMFLHILAHNLKYRVVQFSYCRSKETISRQFNDVLRAVMKVSKDYLNFQPCTLEGAEANKWRWFERCIGALDETHIPVTVSPDERPRYRNRKGDVSTNVLAACGPDLRFIYVLPGWEGSAGDSRVLRDALRRQNKLEIPTGKYFLVDAGYTNGPGFLAPYRGTRYHLNEWIGNTPQSYKELFNLHHPSARNAIERLNK from the exons ATGGATCATAGCATAGTTGACACTGCAATGACTTCAAGAAAACGTAAAAGAGAAGAGTATAAGAAGATAATCTTATTAGCTGCTGCTTGTGTTGTTCATATGGTCATTGGTGTAGTGACATGGTATCATAATAACTATTTTGTTAAGGAACCAACCCGTAATTGGGAACTAGAACGTCACAGCTTCCTTAATCATCTTTATAGAGGAACAAATAAAGATTGCATTGAACAATTGAGGCTTagtaaaaatgcattttttaacctttgtagaattttacaagaaaaggGTGGATTAGTAAGAACAAGAAATgttccaacaactgaagcaATATCAATGTTTTTACATATCCTTGCTCACAACCTAAAATATAGGGTAGTGCAATTTAGTTAttgtagatctaaagaaaccatAAGTAGGCAATTCAATGATGTCTTGAGAGCGGTAATGAAAGTGAGCAAagactatttgaattttcaaccctGTACTTTAGAAGGTGCGGAAGCAAACAAGTGGAGATGGTTTGAG AGATGTATTGGAGCACTTGATGAGACTCATATTCCGGTTACAGTTTCTCCTGATGAGAGACCTAGATATCGTAATAGAAAGGGTGATGTCTCTACAAATGTGTTAGCTGCTTGTGGTCCGGATTTAAGGTTTATTTATGTGTTACCTGGGTGGGAAGGGTCTGCAGGAGATTCTCGAGTATTACGAGATGCATTACGTCGTCAAAACAAACTTGAAATTCCAACTG GTAAGTATTTTCTTGTGGATGCGGGATATACCAATGGTCCGGGATTTTTAGCACCATATCGAGGGACTAGATATCATCTCAATGAGTGGATTGGAAACACCCCTCAAAGTTATAAGGAGTTATTTAATCTTCATCATCCAAGTGCCCGAAATGCAATAGAAAG GTTGAATAAGTGA